The following proteins are co-located in the Acropora palmata chromosome 11, jaAcrPala1.3, whole genome shotgun sequence genome:
- the LOC141897964 gene encoding uncharacterized protein LOC141897964: MGQCFVPDCNHTQESHTCKFFRFPKNSLERKRWIRQIRRDDREPNDGSRVCSCHFRGGDKKASPEVFERNKSKLFDFEEPKPLKRGTKRKSCPLKENLLLPDNTKTETETPSLPSKLDDQAAKVENIILEAKLENKQRELEETKQKEKYARKCYTVANLSDRVICMETGLPNKDIFQIVVSYVERFKDSVNYFYNWKVECLSLEDQIFITLMKLRQNYTNLHLAQLFACSDKTISNVVLTFVHVLHKLLYQDCMGIVPSREKNKTSMPGSFSLFGNCRMVIDCTDIKVAVPGLMSDQKVTYSSYRGMNSFKVLIGVAPNAVITYVSKLYPGSTSDKEIVRDCGILEHFETGDLVLADKGFLIQDLLPIGVSVNIPPFLNKGKFTASEIKLTKSIATCRIHVERANARLKEFKILSFIPSYMRCYAEKILQLCASLVNLQYPLIKEISDSLEFD, encoded by the exons ATGGGTCAATGTTTTGTTCCCGATTGTAATCACACACAGGAAAGTCATACCTGCAAATTTTTTCGTTTCCCGAAGAATTCCCTCGAAAGAAAGCGCTGGATTAGGCAGATACG GCGAGACGACAGGGAACCGAACGATGGATCCCGAGTTTGCAGCTGTCATTTTCGTGGAGGAGACAAGAAAGCTTCACCTGAAGTCTTCGAACGAAATAAAAGTAAGCTGTTTGATTTTGAGGAGCCTAAACCGTTGAAACGTGGAACGAAGAGAAAATCATGTCCTTTGAAAGAGAATTTGTTGTTGCCTGATAATACGAAGACTGAAACTGAAACCCCAAGCCTGCCTTCAAAGTTGGATGACCAAgctgcaaaagttgaaaacattatACTTGAAgcgaaacttgaaaataaacaaagagaaCTCGAGGAGACGAAGCAGAAAGAAAAGTACGCCAGGAAATGCTACACAGTAGCAAATCTTAGTGACAGGGTAATCTGTATGGAAACAGGCCTTCCAAATAAGgatatttttcaaattgttgtttCTTACGTAGAAAGATTCAAAGACTCTGTCAATTACTTTTATAATTGGAAAGTTGAATGCCTTTCACTTGAAGATCAAATCTTCATTACCCTGATGAAACTTCGCCAAAACTACACCAATCTTCATCTAGCCCAGTTATTTGCATGCAGTGACAAAACAATCTCTAATGTTGTGTTAACGTTTGTTCATGTACTCCATAAGTTACTGTATCAAGACTGTATGGGTATTGTGCCATCACGAGAAAAGAATAAGACATCAATGCCAGGTTCCTTTTCGTTGTTTGGCAATTGTCGCATGGTCATAGACTGTACAGATATCAAGGTTGCTGTTCCTGGCCTCATGAGTGATCAAAAAGTCACCTATTCATCATACCGTGGAATGAATAGCTTTAAGGTTCTGATTGGTGTGGCACCCAATGCAGTCATCACTTATGTCAGCAAGTTGTATCCAGGATCTACTTCTGACAAAGAGATTGTAAGAGACTGTGGAATCCTTGAGCACTTTGAAACTGGAGATCTGGTGCTTGCAGACAAGGGGTTTCTCATTCAAGACCTTCTACCAATTGGGGTATCAGTTAACATACCTCCTTTCCTAAACAAGGGGAAATTTACAGCCAGTGAAATAAAGCTCACAAAGAGCATTGCCACATGCCGCATTCATGTAGAGCGAGCCAATGCCAGGCTAAAGGAGTTTAAAATCTTAAGTTTTATTCCATCATACATGAGATGCTATGCTGAGAAAATTCTCCAATTGTGTGCATCCCTGGTCAATTTGCAGTATCCTCTTATCAAGGAAATAAGTGATAGCTTAGAGTTTGATTAG